One window of Penaeus chinensis breed Huanghai No. 1 chromosome 3, ASM1920278v2, whole genome shotgun sequence genomic DNA carries:
- the LOC125040132 gene encoding zinc finger and SCAN domain-containing protein 5B-like yields the protein MESFRDLVESMESDFQREERAPATRPKVEPSVEENVDVDSPASGVSFGCEAPEVATEDGGRERATLALRCDMERASWARWEGGRGGGALEAREARRGQRRKTVKREHEPVTWLKATQPGFVYEALALASAGSERGPKRGRGAPEGGRSAPEAHRGRRQAEGQAEGHARLGAGPPGHPDAPHPTPGLLGGQMLSGIRRASQSTSRDIPEGVPAGNTIGHDGGLPETTLTFRCHQCQASARDASSLARHCRRHNPTRPFGCGLCPSRFNQLVHLQIHQRTHTGEKPFCCDVCGARFSRKDRLRSHQRTHTGEQPYTCPYCDACFRDTASLKAHLRTHAGEKPYACRLCKASFVNLTTFTSHWRMHSAGDLQ from the exons ATGGAGAGTTTCCGCGACCTCGTGGAGTCGATGGAGAGCGACTTCCAGCGCGAGGAGAGGGCGCCCGCAACACGCCCTAAAGTGGAGCCTTCTGTGGAGGAGAATGTGGACGTTGATTCGCCAGCGAGTGGAGTGTCCTTCGGCTGCGAGGCGCCCGAAGTTGCGACGGAGGATGGCGGCCGGGAGAGGGCGACGCTCGCCCTGCGCTGCGACATGGAGAGGGCAAGCTGGGCCcgctgggagggggggagaggaggaggagccctAGAAGcaagagaagcaagaagaggacAACGAAGAAAAACGGTAAAGCGAGAGCATGAACCGGTGACGTGGCTGAAGGCGACGCAGCCAGGCTTTGTGTACGAGGCGCTGGCTCTCGCCTCCGCGGGGAGCGAGCGAGGACCCAAGCGGGGTCGGGGGGCGCCCGAGGGAGGAAGATCCGCGCCAGAGGCCCATCGAGGGAGGAGACAGGCGGAGGGGCAGGCGGAGGGGCACGCGCGACTAGGGGCAGGTCCACCTGGACATCCAGACGCCCCGCACCCCACACCAGGTTTGCTTGGCGGTCAGATGCTCTCGGGCATCCGGAGGGCGAGTCAGAGCACCTCAAGGGACATCCCCGAGGGCGTCCCGGCAGGGAATACCATCGGCCACGACGGAGGACTTCCTGAGACCACACTCACATTCAG ATGCCATCAGTGCCAGGCCAGTGCCCGGGACGCGAGCTCGCTCGCCCGCCACTGCCGCCGCCACAACCCGACGCGCCCCTTTGGCTGCGGGCTGTGTCCCTCGAGGTTCAACCAGCTGGTGCACCTCCAGATACACCAGCGGACTCACACCGGCGAGAAGCCCTTCTGCTGCGACGTTTGCGGTGCCAGATTCAGTCGGAAGGACAGGTTAAG ATCACACCAGCGAACCCACACGGGCGAGCAGCCCTACACGTGCCCCTACTGCGACGCCTGCTTCCGGGACACCGCCAGCCTGAAGGCGCACCTGAGAACCCACGCAGGCGAGAAGCCCTACGCGTGCCGCCTGTGCAAAGCTTCCTTTGTCAACCTCACAACATTCACGAGCCACTGGAGGATGCACAGCGCCGGCGATTTGCAATGA